GAAGAGTTGTTTTTCACGACGCGCGCCCGCGAACGCGACGACAACCTGTTGTTTGTCCGCGAACGTATGCTCAAGAGCGAAGCCGACCGCGCCGCGTTGTTGGACTTGTACAAAAAGCTGCGCGACAACCAGCGCGTCAAAGATGACGAAACGAATCCGCTCATCAGCGTGCTGCGCCTGTCGGGCATCACGCGCGTCGCCGAAGGGCTGCTTTACGTGCGCAACCGGATTTACTACCGCGTCTTTGACCGGGAATGGGTGCTGGCGAATTTGCCGGATGCCGAAGTGTTGCGGCAACGGGCGGCGTATCGGCGAGGGTTGTTGCGGGCGGCAGCGGTGGCGGCGGTGATTGTTGCAATCGTTGGCGGACTGGCTTTCACTGCGTTCAGACAACGCAATCGCGCAGTACAATCAGAACAAACAAATCGGCGGTTGCTTTACAACGCGCATATGAACGTGGCTGGGCAAGACTGGGAGGCGAGTAGCATAGATCGCCTGCGCGAGTTGCTAAATGGACACATTCCACAGTCAAAAGAAACAGATTTACGCGGGTTCGAGTGGTTTCATATGTGGCGGCTTTGCCATCGTGAAATCGCTACTTTGCTTCATACAAATGATGTCAACTCAGTAGCTTTCTCGCCGGATGGGAAGGTGCTAGCAACGGCAGATGGTGAGATGAACGTAAAAATTTGGGACCTTCTTACTCAGAAGGAACTATTCACCCTGAAGGGCCATACCAAAGCTCCGTGGTCTCTCGCCTTTTCCCCCGACTCAAAGAGACTAGCTTCCGGAGGCTATGACAGGAGCATCAAGCTCTGGGATGTTTCAACGGGGAAGGAAGTAATTACTCTCAAAGGACACAAAGACCGAGTACACTCCCTAGTTTTTTTACCGGACGGGAAAAAGCTGGTTTCTGCCAGCAACGATAAGACGATCAAACTGTGGGATGTCACAACCGGACAGGAACTCCGTACATTCACAGCCAACATTGATGCCGTAGAAAGAATGTCTTTTTCGTCTGATGGTCAGCGGCTAGCCATCTCAGGGAATGACCGAACTGCAAGAGTCCTGGACGTTACGACGGAGCAGGAACTATTCATAACTAAACCCAGTTCCCGCCCCGCTCACACCTGCGCGTTGTCTCCTGATGGAAAACGGTTGGCGTTAGGTGGTATCGGAGAGGTAAAAATATATGACTGTGCCTCCGGGCTGGAGTTGGTTAAGTTGGCACTTGATGCAAAGGAGATCGCTGTCTCTCTGGCGTTTTCTCCGGATGGGAAAAAGATCGCTGCAGGGCAGTATGAAAATACAGTGAGGCTGTGGGATGCATTTACAGGAAAAGAATTGGCTACTTTCAAAGGGCATACCCAAAGTATTCATTCGGTAGCCTTTTCGCCGGATAGCAAACAACTGGCTTCGGCTAGCGCCGATTTCACAGCGAAACTTTGGAGCGTAGAAGCTGAACCGGAGCCACTCGTGTTGCCAAAGCAGGAAGCGGGGATTAGCTCAGTTGTATTTTCGCCTGACGGAAAAAGGATGGCGGCTGGCATACAAGACCAGACGATAAAATTGTGGGATACAAATACGTGGCAGGAGTCGCTCATCCTCAAAGGGCACACAGGTCGTGTCTATGGCGTCAGTATTTCACCTGATGGAAATAAGCTGGCTTCTACAGCTAGCGATAGCACTCTGAAGTTATGGTCATTGTCATCTGGTACTGCGCTCTTCTCAATCGCTTTGAAAAATGAGGAGACAGCGGCTGTGGCGTTTTCCCCAGATGGCAGAAAGATCGCAGCAGGTTATGGCGAAGGAAAAGTTAAGGTTTGGGATACGAATTCCGGGCAAGAGTTACTTACACTCAGCGGCCATGTTCCGGGAGTCTTCATTTCTAAAATCGCTTTTTCACCTGATGGCAAAATGCTTGCTTCGTGCAGCTTTGATAAAAGCGTGATCTTG
This genomic window from Acidobacteriota bacterium contains:
- a CDS encoding AAA-like domain-containing protein; the encoded protein is MTATASSNRATNLATNRATNRATNRATGETGFYVTGGTLRRDAPCYVERRADQALYDGLWQGQFCYVLTSRQMGKSSLMVRTAARLREAGAHVVVLDLTSIGQNLNAEQWYDGLLNRVGRQLGLEDELEDYWTEHPRLGPLQRWMSALHEVVLPQRAGRLVFFVDEIDAVRSLPFSTDEFFAAIRELYNRRTEDPELERLTFCLLGVASPSDLIRDTRTTPFNIGQRIELNDFNDAEAAPLARGLGRDDKTANKLLQRILYWTGGHPYLTQRLCQATAEDANVNDAAGIDRLCEELFFTTRARERDDNLLFVRERMLKSEADRAALLDLYKKLRDNQRVKDDETNPLISVLRLSGITRVAEGLLYVRNRIYYRVFDREWVLANLPDAEVLRQRAAYRRGLLRAAAVAAVIVAIVGGLAFTAFRQRNRAVQSEQTNRRLLYNAHMNVAGQDWEASSIDRLRELLNGHIPQSKETDLRGFEWFHMWRLCHREIATLLHTNDVNSVAFSPDGKVLATADGEMNVKIWDLLTQKELFTLKGHTKAPWSLAFSPDSKRLASGGYDRSIKLWDVSTGKEVITLKGHKDRVHSLVFLPDGKKLVSASNDKTIKLWDVTTGQELRTFTANIDAVERMSFSSDGQRLAISGNDRTARVLDVTTEQELFITKPSSRPAHTCALSPDGKRLALGGIGEVKIYDCASGLELVKLALDAKEIAVSLAFSPDGKKIAAGQYENTVRLWDAFTGKELATFKGHTQSIHSVAFSPDSKQLASASADFTAKLWSVEAEPEPLVLPKQEAGISSVVFSPDGKRMAAGIQDQTIKLWDTNTWQESLILKGHTGRVYGVSISPDGNKLASTASDSTLKLWSLSSGTALFSIALKNEETAAVAFSPDGRKIAAGYGEGKVKVWDTNSGQELLTLSGHVPGVFISKIAFSPDGKMLASCSFDKSVILWDLVAGRELRALLGHKGYVLDVAFSPDGRTLASSSTDRSIKLWDVASGKELRTLKGHTSEVWTIAFSPDGKRLASGSHDQTIKLWDMDAGQELITLKGHSSIVFGVAFSPDGKTLASTGFDKTIRLWRAATEAEVQARRGQ